From one Lotus japonicus ecotype B-129 chromosome 3, LjGifu_v1.2 genomic stretch:
- the LOC130745019 gene encoding pentatricopeptide repeat-containing protein At2g15630, mitochondrial-like, whose translation MDGDSLGVLGDSSTHGDRAVNGRWRPPLCSDRRPRLRLRGRNLSIFGIGVERHQGRVNGRLVATMEWSLEGFKIAPEITLISSILTVNGEPNLILQSYPINVYNPTPTALHPPPITESTLLQAVESSQRHFIEHLSPHLTPSILPSVQASFDLTTRCLAFCTLFRLSYPQPSVHRLLHPLILTGATNPESILNELACAQERLNVNTTRVFEALITAYCELEKPDEALKSFYFMKEKGFLPNIETCNDMLMLFLEFNRNQAQEFIRHLETIGVKPAIYNYNTLIHNGEKYEAACVMFQDMTDDGLVLGSYSINSFIFVMYKEGRLEEASEILPEMLESKSGLVPHALIYDSWIDECCGEGIEGSLDDIDKAIAYKDEMISRGIQPTIVTYTLLIEALFEVGRSWGAEDMIKEMHEKGLKSDVYTYNTLMSGYAKRKYMDRHISLYDEMVEKRIQPNLLTYNTMMLAYCRCWKVNEAQKLFDEMKTKGIKPDYISYNLLIGGYCDRGGDVKEAFRVRDEMLMVGFDPTITTYKALVLGCCTHHEVEHAEEVLKEMVNKGICTPDDREYLVLTEMIKETADEVVGNRKR comes from the exons ATGGACGGTGATTCTCTTGGAGTGCTCGGCGATTCAAGTACTCATGGCGACAGAGCAGTTAATGGTCGCTGGCGGCCCCCACTGTGTTCAGATCGCCGCCCTCGCCTCCGACTCCGAGGGAGAAATCTGAGCATTTTCGGGATTGGGGTTGAGAGACACCAAGGGAGGGTGAATGGGAGGTTGGTTGCGACAATGGAGTGGAGTTTAGAGGGTTTCAAG ATTGCGCCAGAGATTACACTCATAAGCTCCATACTAACCGTAAACGGCGAACCAAACTTAATATTGCAGAGTTatccaattaatgtctataa TCCCACGCCCACTGCATTACACCCACCACCTATCACTGAATCCACACTCCTTCAAGCAGTTGAATCTTCTCAGCGGCATTTCATCGAACACCTTTCCCCACACCTCACCCCTTCCATTCTCCCCTCTGTTCAAGCCTCCTTTGACCTCACCACTCGATGCCTCGCCTTTTGTACCCTCTTCCGCCTCTCATACCCCCAACCCTCCGTCCACCGCCTCCTCCACCCTCTCATTCTCACCGGTGCCACCAATCCAGAGTCAATTCTCAACGAACTGGCATGTGCCCAGGAGCGTCTCAACGTCAACACCACCAGGGTGTTTGAAGCTCTCATCACGGCTTATTGTGAACTTGAGAAGCCTGATGAGGCTCTGAAGTCCTTCTATTTTATGAAGGAAAAGGGGTTTCTGCCAAATATTGAAACTTGCAATGACATGTTGATGCTGTTCCTCGAGTTTAATAGAAACCAGGCTCAGGAGTTTATTAGGCACTTGGAGACTATTGGGGTGAAGCCTGCTATTTATAATTATAACACACTAATACACAACGGAGAGAAGTACGAAGCAGCTTGTGTGATGTTTCAGGATATGACAGATGATGGACTTGTTCTTGGTTCTTACAGCattaattcttttatttttgtgatGTATAAAGAAGGAAGGCTTGAGGAAGCATCTGAGATACTTCCTGAGATGTTAGAGTCAAAGTCTGGGTTGGTGCCACATGCACTAATATATGATTCCTGGATTGATGAGTGCTGCGGTGAAGGGATTGAAGGGAGTTTGGATGATATAGATAAGGCTATTGCATACAAAGATGAGATGATAAGCAGAGGGATACAGCCAACGATTGTCACTTACACTTTGTTGATTGAGGCACTGTTCGAGGTAGGGCGCTCTTGGGGAGCTGAGGATATGATAAAAGAAATGCACGAAAAAGGGTTGAAGTCGGATGTTTATACTTATAACACATTGATGAGCGGGTATGCCAAACGCAAGTATATGGATAGACACATAAGCCTTTATGATGAAATGGTGGAGAAAAGGATCCAGCCCAATCTGTTAACATATAATACCATGATGCTAGCCTACTGCAGGTGTTGGAAAGTGAATGAAGCTCAAAAACTTTTTGATGAGATGAAGACAAAGGGGATCAAACCTGATTATATTAGTTACAATTTACTCATTGGTGGTTATTGTGATAGAGGAGGTGATGTGAAGGAGGCTTTCAGAGTCCGTGATGAAATGTTGATGGTGGGATTTGATCCTACCATTACCACTTACAAGGCTCTTGTACTGGGCTGTTGCACACACCATGAAGTTGAGCACGCTGAAGAGGTCCTTAAAGAAATGGTTAATAAAGGCATTTGTACTCCTGATGACAGAGAATACCTAGTTTTAACTGAAATGATTAAGGAAACAGCTGATGAAGTGGTGGGAAATAGGAAACGTTGA
- the LOC130745018 gene encoding pentatricopeptide repeat-containing protein At2g15630, mitochondrial-like, with translation MKEAFRVRDEMLKVGFDPTITTYKALVLGCCTHHEVEQAKELLKEMKRASDMSDSGLVRYAYSDNSYNFVMYKEGGLEEASDLLPEMLELESGLVPHTLIYDTLIDECCTKGIGTKGSLDEIDKAVAYKDEMISRGIEPTIVTYTLLIVALFEVGRSWGAEDMIKEMQEKGLKLDVYTYNTLMSGYAKCKYIDAHIGIYDEMVEKRIQPNLLAYNTMMLGHCRCSEAQKLFDKMKTSGIKPDHLSYNLLIAGYSYRGGYVKEAFRVRDEMLKNGIDPTFTTYDALILGLRINHEVEQAEELLKEMVSKGICTPDDKKYLILTDMVHRER, from the exons ATGAAGGAGGCTTTCAGAGTCCGTGATGAAATGTTGAAGGTGGGATTTGATCCTACCATTACCACTTACAAGGCTCTTGTACTAGGCTGTTGCACACACCATGAAGTTGAGCAAGCTAAAGAGCTCCTCAAAGAAATGAAAAGGGCATCT GATATGTCAGATTCAGGACTAGTTCGATATGCTTACAGCGATAATTCTTACAATTTTGTGATGTATAAAGAAGGAGGGCTTGAGGAAGCATCTGATTTACTTCCTGAGATGTTAGAGTTAGAGTCAGGATTAGTGCCACATACATTAATATATGATACCTTGATTGATGAGTGCTGCACAAAAGGGATTGGGACTAAAGGGAGTCTGGATGAAATAGATAAGGCTGTTGCATACAAAGATGAGATGATTAGCAGAGGGATAGAGCCAACGATTGTCACTTACACTTTGTTGATTGTGGCACTGTTCGAGGTAGGGCGCTCTTGGGGAGCTGAGGATATGATAAAAGAAATGCAAGAAAAAGGGTTGAAGCTGGATGTTTATACTTATAACACATTGATGAGTGGTTATGCTAAATGCAAGTACATAGATGCACACATAGGCATTTATGATGAAATGGTGGAGAAAAGGATTCAGCCCAATCTGTTGGCGTATAATACCATGATGCTAGGGCACTGCAGGTGTTCGGAAGCTCAGAAACTTTTTGATAAGATGAAGACAAGTGGGATCAAACCTGATCATCTTAGTTACAATTTACTCATTGCTGGTTATAGTTATAGAGGAGGTTATGTGAAGGAGGCTTTCAGAGTTCGGGATGAAATGTTGAAGAATGGAATTGATCCTACCTTTACCACTTACGATGCTCTTATACTGGGCTTGCGCATAAACCATGAAGTTGAGCAAGCTGAAGAGCTCCTCAAAGAAATGGTTAGTAAGGGCATTTGTACTCCTGATGACAAGAAGTATCTAATTTTAACTGATATGGTACATAGGGAAAGATAA
- the LOC130745020 gene encoding pentatricopeptide repeat-containing protein At2g15630, mitochondrial-like: MKEKGFLPNIETCNDMLMLFLELTRNQVEEFIRRLETIGVKPAIYKYNTLILIHNGEKFEAACVIFQDMSDDGLVRYAYSDNSYIFVMYKEGRLEEASDSLPKMLESESELVPHALIYDALIDECCTKGIEGSREDIEKTIAYKDEMISRGIEPTLVTYTLLIEALFEVGHSWGAEDMIKEMQEKGLKADVYTYNTLMSGYAKCKFRDAHIGLYDEMVEKRIQPNLLTYNTMMLGHCRCSEVEEARKLFDEMKIRGIKPDHISYNLLIVGYGDRGGDVKEAFRVRDEMLKNGIDPTFTTYDALILGLRINHEVEQAKELLKEMISKGICTPDDKKYLVLTETAEVEVEILDQLKASRMKKITFKNQGELEVIFLCADLKIDPYVARESSVAH, encoded by the exons ATGAAGGAAAAAGGGTTTCTACCAAACATTGAAACTTGCAATGACATGTTGATGTTGTTCCTCGAGTTGACTAGAAACCAGGTTGAGGAGTTTATTAGGCGCTTGGAGACTATTGGGGTGAAGCCTGCTATTTATAAATATAACACACTCATACTCATACACAATGGAGAGAAGTTCGAAGCAGCTTGTGTGATCTTTCAGGATATGTCAGATGATGGACTTGTTCGATATGCTTATAGCGATAATTCTTACATTTTTGTGATGTATAAAGAAGGAAGGCTTGAAGAGGCATCTGATTCACTTCCTAAGATGTtagagtcagagtcggaattgGTGCCACATGCATTAATATATGATGCCTTGATTGATGAATGTTGCACAAAAGGGATTGAAGGGAGTCGGGAGGATATAGAAAAGACTATTGCATACAAAGATGAGATGATAAGTAGAGGGATAGAGCCAACTCTTGTCACTTACACTTTGTTGATTGAGGCACTGTTCGAGGTAGGGCACTCTTGGGGAGCTGAGGATATGATAAAAGAAATGCAAGAAAAAGGATTGAAGGCGGATGTTTATACTTATAACACATTGATGAGTGGTTATGCTAAATGCAAGTTCAGAGATGCACACATAGGCCTTTATGATGAAATGGTGGAGAAAAGGATTCAGCCCAATCTGTTGACATATAATACCATGATGCTAGGGCACTGCAGGTGTTCGGAAGTGGAGGAAGCTCGGAAACTTTTTGATGAGATGAAGATAAGGGGGATCAAACCTGATCATATTAGTTACAATTTACTCATTGTTGGTTATGGTGATAGAGGAGGTGATGTGAAGGAGGCTTTCAGAGTTCGGGATGAAATGTTGAAGAATGGAATTGATCCTACCTTTACCACTTACGATGCTCTTATACTAGGCTTGCGCATAAACCATGAAGTTGAGCAAGCTAAAGAGCTCCTCAAAGAAATGATTAGTAAGGGCATCTGTACTCCTGATGACAAGAAGTACCTAGTTTTAACTGAAACG GCTGAAGTGGAAGTTGAGATACTTGATCAGCTTAAAGCTAGCAGGATGAAGAAAATTACTTTCAAGAATCAAGGAGAACTCGAAGTGATATTTTTATGTGCAGATTTAAAAATAGATCCATATGTTGCCCGAGAGAGCAGTGTGGCACATTGA
- the LOC130747403 gene encoding pentatricopeptide repeat-containing protein At2g15630, mitochondrial-like, whose amino-acid sequence MKSLTIFNSKTIPFRILNLNSLSHSQSRSFSLRVSTPPLTESSILHSIESSQWHFIEHLAPHFTPSLLSSILTSLHLKPDHVLTLLTHLHNHPHSLDLTTRCLAVCILYRLKSHKHSLHILNPLIHTANPATILDELARARERLNVGTTVVFDLLIRAYCELKKPNEALECFYLMKEKKVLPKIDTCNQMLSLFLKLNRIQMAWILYAEMFRMQIKSSLRTFNIMINVLCREGKLKKAKEFIGHMEALGVKPEVVTYNTVIHGHCVRGKFEAAREMFKTMKDKGLEPDSYTCNSFIFGMCKAGRLEEASDLLRNMLKFGLVPNAVTYNALIDGFCNKGDLDKAFAYRDEMISRDIVPSLATYNLFIHAMFMEGKMGEAENLIEEMREKGMKPDVFTYNILINGYCRCGDARKAFSLYDEMVGKRIQPTLVTYTSLIYVLGRKSRMREADYLFKQAQKQGLLPDIIMFNALIAGHCANGNIDRAFQLLGEMDNAKVLPDEVTYNTLMQGYSREGKVEEARKLLDEMKRRGIKPDHISYNTLISGYSKRGDVKDALRVRDEMTKIGFDPTILTYNALIKGLCKNREGEHAEELLKEMVSKGITPDDSTYLSLIEAMETADDLVGNDGE is encoded by the coding sequence ATGAAGTCGCTTACAATCTTCAATTCCAAAACCATTCCCTTCAGAATCCTCAACCTCAACTCACTCTCTCACTCCCAATCACGCTCTTTCTCCCTTCGCGTTTCCACCCCACCACTCACTGAATCCTCAATCCTTCATTCCATCGAATCTTCTCAGTGGCATTTCATCGAACACCTTGCCCCTCACTTCACCCCTTCCCTCCTCTCCTCCATTCTCACTTCCCTTCACCTGAAACCAGACCACGTTCTCACCCTCCTCACCCACCTCCACAACCACCCTCACTCCCTTGACCTCACCACCCGATGCCTCGCCGTCTGCATCCTCTACCGCCTCAAATCCCACAAACACTCCCTCCACATCCTCAACCCCCTCATCCACACCGCCAACCCCGCCACGATTCTCGACGAATTGGCACGTGCCCGCGAACGTCTCAATGTTGGCACCACCGTCGTATTCGATCTTCTCATCAGGGCTTATTGTGAACTCAAGAAGCCTAATGAGGCTCTGGAGTGTTTCTACTTGATGAAGGAAAAAAAGGTTCTGCCTAAGATTGATACTTGCAATCAGATGTTGAGTTTGTTCCTCAAGTTGAATAGAATCCAGATGGCCTGGATTCTGTATGCTGAGATGTTCAGGATGCAGATTAAGTCGAGTTTGCGCACTTTCAACATTATGATTAATGTTTTGTGTAGAGAAGGGAAGTTGAAAAAGGCTAAGGAGTTTATTGGGCACATGGAGGCTCTTGGGGTGAAGCCTGAGGTTGTTACTTATAATACAGTCATACATGGGCATTGTGTGAGAGGGAAGTTTGAAGCAGCTCGTGAGATGTTTAAGACAATGAAAGATAAAGGACTAGAACCAGATTCTTACACCTGTAATTCTTTCATTTTTGGGATGTGTAAAGCAGGAAGGCTTGAGGAGGCATCTGATTTACTTCGCAATATGTTAAAGTTTGGATTGGTGCCGAATGCAGTTACGTATAATGCCTTGATTGATGGGTTCTGCAACAAAGGGGATCTGGATAAAGCTTTTGCATATAGGGATGAGATGATAAGTAGAGACATAGTGCCATCTCTTGCTACTTACAATTTGTTTATTCATGCGATGTTCATGGAAGGGAAGATGGGGGAAGCTGAGAATTTGATTGAAGAAATGCGAGAAAAAGGAATGAAGCCTGATGTTTTTACTTATAACATATTGATTAACGGGTATTGCAGATGCGGGGACGCGAGGAAAGCCTTCAGCCTTTATGATGAAATGGTGGGGAAAAGGATTCAGCCCACACTGGTAACATATACATCACTTATATAtgttttgggtagaaagagTAGAATGAGGGAGGCGGATTACTTGTTTAAGCAGGCTCAGAAACAAGGCCTTTTGCCAGATATCATAATGTTTAATGCATTGATCGCCGGTCACTGTGCAAATGGTAATATTGATCGTGCATTTCAACTCTTAGGAGAGATGGATAATGCGAAGGTCCTTCCTGATGAAGTCACTTATAATACCTTGATGCAAGGGTACAGCAGGGAGGGGAAAGTGGAGGAGGCTCGGAAACTTCTTGATGAGATGAAGAGAAGGGGGATCAAGCCTGATCATATTAGTTACAATACACTCATTAGTGGTTATAGTAAACGAGGTGATGTGAAGGATGCGTTAAGAGTTCGTGATGAAATGACGAAGATAGGATTTGACCCTACGATTCTCACTTACAATGCTCTTATAAAAGGCTTGTGCAAGAACCGTGAAGGTGAGCACGCTGAAGAGCTCCTCAAAGAAATGGTTAGTAAAGGCATTACTCCTGATGACAGTACCTACCTATCTTTAATTGAGGCCATGGAGACTGCTGATGACCTGGTGGGAAATGATGGTGAGTGA